From the Methanobacteriaceae archaeon genome, the window ATTATTGCTCCCCACCCTGATGATGAGGTTATCTGCAATGGAGGTCTTATTCACTATTGCGTGGAAAATAAGATCCCGGTTAAGGCAGTTATAATCACTGATGGTGATGATGGTAAAACTTCTCCCCTTATCCGGTATAATGAATCAGTTAATGGCACCAGTATCCTGGGTTTGAGTGAAGAGAATGTTATTTTCCTGGGGTATCGTGATGGTAGTTTAAAGAATCTTTTAAATGATAACTGGGATTATAATAATCCATTTACAGCTGCAGATGGTTCCACCCATACCAGTTACCCTTATGCTTACCAGAAAAATGCAACTTACTCCGGTGCTAATCTCCAGGATAACCTTAAGACCATAATAGACGACTTTAAACCCAGTGTGGTTATATATCCCAGTGGAGATGACGAACAGCTGGATCATCAGGCCACCAGTGGATTTGTAGAGTACACTCTAACCATTATGCAGTATAATGGGAGCAAATATACTTATCTTTTACATCATTTACCTCATAACTGGCCAAGTCCCCGCACATACTATCCCAAATATTTTTTAGCTCCCCCATCACAACTGGTGGGAGTTGAAAATGGTCCATATTGGTTTATTTTTAATCTAAACCCTCTAAATGAGGAGATTAAGGAAGAATCTTTCCATGCCTACAACACACAGATCACATCCTCATCTTACCTCTGGTCTTTCCTGCGTAAGAATGAATTATTCGCCCAGTACAGCACCTTAAACTTAACCAAAAAATCAGGTGCAGATAATATTGACTTTTTAACCGGGTCCCCCCCATCAACCCTCTTTTATGATGCAAAAGGTGATGTGAAAGATGTAGAAAAATACAACTCCCTGGATTTACAGTCACTGAGAATTGATATTTATGAGAATAGTTCATGGATATCCTTGAAAACTGTGGCCGCAGCTTCACCAGAGGGTTTTTATAGAGTTCACTTAAAAATTTTCAATCCCGATGGGGTAGAAATGGTGAAAATTACCGTGAAAAATGGAAGTGGAGAACTGGAAAAGGAAACAAATGCTAAAAATTCAAGCCGTGAAAGTATCCCTGTAATTATGAAAAACAACACTATGCTAATTAAAATACCATCAAACTGGTTTAAAAATTCTTCCCATTTCATCATAAGTGCAGAATCATCTCTAAACTCAGAAATAATCGATTTAACACCATGGAGAGTTGTGAAAATCACTTGAAAAAAAGAGACCCTTAACTCGGGACTTAAGATCCATAAAGAATCAGATAAACTCCCCCCAAAAAAAATCTTACAAATAAATTACCCTTTCCTAACCATACTTTAGGCAGAATAAATAAAAAAAGGAGAGAATTCACCTGAGAAAAAAAATAATACAATAAACTCTAAAAGATACCCCAAGAACTTATTTAATACTTATTTCAGCTACTTCTCCCAGTTCACCTTCAACCTGGAACTGGCAATCCATGAACTTCTGGGCTGCGTAAATGTTGGTGAGGGTGTGATTGGTGAGTTCAGCTATTTTCACCCGTGATGAACCTGCTATGGCAAGGTAGGGGATGATCTGATCCCCCATATATTTATCCAGTGCAGCTGCACTTGACATGAAGGATAATAACTTATTCGCAGCTTCTTTTCCAACTATTTCTGCCCTTTTACCAGGTTGCCCCAGTGAACTGGCCCCTATGCGGGGAATGTTTCCTCCTTGAAACTCAGTCCATAAGACCAGCCCTGACCCGGGTCCCAGGGAATCCCCCTCTGTATTTATCTCAATTTCTACAGGATAACCTGCACTGTGAAGAGTTCTCTTAGCTGATTCTGCCTGCCTATGTGCAACGTGCAGGGGGAGTTTATTTGAGTATGAAATTCCTTTAATAACATCCAATTCCAGATCAAGAATATTAAGGGGTTGGAGATTCCCAACTGGTTGAATTTTAGCCTTAATCAAGCCTCCACCGCGAGGATAGTAACCCCTTTGTAATAATTCCAAGTCGGTGTGAACACCCATGGACTGCAATACAGGTAGAGTTACATGGCGAAGATAATCTACTGCTGGAGCCCAGGGAACATCAGTACCTCCTCTAATGGTGATCTCGACTTCTTCTGGTGCGAATATGGCCGGGATTATAAAAGCCTGCAGTATTAAGGAGGTACTTCCTGCTGTTTGCACATCAACCTTGAATTTACTACCCCTTAAAGAACCGGGTATAAATTTCATCTCAGTAGAACCAATGCACAAACCTTCAATCTTGGCCTTGGAGACCTTTCCAATTGCATTAACTGCATTGAGGTGCTGCATCATAAGTCCGGGCTTGGGTCTCCGTGCCCGGATGTTTGTGATACAGAATGCTTTTCCTGTTAAGGCAGATAAGGCTGTTGAAACCCTTAAAAGAGCTCCCCCTCCTTCTCTGAATGATCCATCGATTTCTATCATAAAAATCAGATTTTTTAAAAATTGCAATCCATTAAAATATTATTACATATTAAATATTACATATTAAATGGAGGTTATTATATATAAATGAAGGGAACTATTCAAAAAGGAATTACTTACATTAAGATATCATGCATCTAGGTTTATTTATTAAGGGCATTATAGATCAGGATTTATTCATAAAGATATCATTCGTATAGGATACTCAAACAGGTTTCTTCATCTGGGGATATTTGCTTCACCCTTTGCAGTGACCTGGTAATTGCGTCTATAATCTTTTTATCACTTATTCTTTCTGCATCAGCAGAGGCAAGATCCACACGTATGGTGGTTGAAACTCCAGGCATTCCCACCGCAGGAACAGTCACTAAATGGTGGTCTTTTAACAGAATCATGGCCATTAAAGTGGCAGCTTCACGTTCTCTTAGGTTTAGCCCTTCATCCGAATTATTGATCTCGTCTAACAGGTTTTTTGCAGATACCATAAACCCAGTGGGTGTTTTTTCAACTCCCCTCACCACTAACTTCAATTTCTCATAAAGTTTATCCTTCCTTTCCAGTGAGTCTATAATCCTTTGGGGATTGAAATTCTCCAGAGCCCTTACTATACCTGCGACAATGGGAGGTTGGGCTTCCAATCCAAATTTATGAGCCTTATCCTGTATCATGTCAATTAATTGTGTTTTACCCGCCATCAAGCCTGCTCTGGGACCATCCATTAACTTATCGGTGCTGGTTACAACTAGTTCTGCACCCATATCCAGTCCTCGGGGTTGATTGTATATCACGGTGCGTAATCGTGCCCCTGATGCATCATCCACCAGAACCGGGACTTGTGATTCATGTGAAATATCAATTACCTTAAGAAAATCATCTAAAGGTATTATGTGGTGGTCCATGGTAGATCCAGTGATAACCACCAGTGATGTTGCATCACTTAAGTTGAATTCATCAATATTGTCGAATTCACGGTATGTGGCACCTTGAAGCTTGACACTGCGTGGGATTGATGGATGTGAGGGTAATTTGGGTAAAAAGTGTATTACTTCCTCTCCGGGTTTTACCAGGGCTAGTATGGTTGCTAGAATAGCAGCACTGGTTCGGTTAAAGGCCAATACCTTTTCACCACCCAGGTGTTTATTACCCATTTTTTGCAGGTTTTCTCTAAAAAAAGCTTGGCCAGCATAGGTTTCCAGTAAGGATAGGTCCGACTTAGCTACAGGGAATCCTCCGGCTAAACCGGAAAGGTCGTACAAACTTTTCCTACCCTGTTCTTTAACCAGGGAAGCTATGAATCTTAAAGCAGCTTCTCTTCTTTTTACTTCATCAAGGGAAGAACAAATAAGCATTTCACTCTTCCTTAGAATCGTTTTTATGGTAGTCTGATTTTAGGATTATAGCATCATCTGCAGAGTTCTGCAGGGCAGCACTGAAACCAGGCTCAGCCCCTATAACTATGGTTTCTTTTCCATTTTCTTTAGCTTTGTTGATAATGGGTAAAAAATCAGCATCACGAGTCATGAGGGCTATTACATCAATATTAGGATTGTAAATAAGTTCCATGGCCTCTACAGCCATGTAAACATCAGTATCACCAGCAACCACGATAGGTGTAAATCCCTGATTTACAATTGCTTCAATAAGTTTATCTGAGGCATACTGGTTCAAAAGAACCTTACCAACCCGCATATTACCATATTCAGCCATTATCTCCCTTACCAGATCCAGGTTAAGACTGAATTCTTTCCTTAACATGTTAGGACCATCTACCAGCAAGCCTATATTCTTGGAACCTGCTTCTGATCTTCTAAGTGGGATGTATGAAGTCAGCTTTTCAAAACTTCGCATTGTTGTCCTCCGAACTAACACTAATGGTAAAATATAGGTTAGGGAAATGTTGGAGTAAAAATTGTAATATATATGCCCACAATGGATATTATCAAAGGATATTATATATAAGAATACCAAAAACCATTGTGACTACTCTTACCGCTTTATAGTTAATATTCGAATTAATGGGAAACCTATTCCCCAGAAATTTCCGAAATTCCCTGTTTCAATGCTTTAAAAGGCTATTAAAACCCCTATTTTTACCATCTCAATTATATTAGTAATATATTTTATAAATAACAACATATATAAACTTTGCAACATGGTGTTTCAGGCTTGAATCTCCCTGAAATTTATTTTGACATGGGAAATAGTTCCTAGAATGAAAATTTATTGCTATTTAGAAGTTGTGACCTTTGAGCTAGGATTTAAAAAAGGAGTAAATGAAAAAAAATCAAT encodes:
- a CDS encoding PIG-L family deacetylase; this encodes MNKKHKIISLSVILVLLLVMTYFYMEQVFYPQEFPRGPTLTESDRVLIIAPHPDDEVICNGGLIHYCVENKIPVKAVIITDGDDGKTSPLIRYNESVNGTSILGLSEENVIFLGYRDGSLKNLLNDNWDYNNPFTAADGSTHTSYPYAYQKNATYSGANLQDNLKTIIDDFKPSVVIYPSGDDEQLDHQATSGFVEYTLTIMQYNGSKYTYLLHHLPHNWPSPRTYYPKYFLAPPSQLVGVENGPYWFIFNLNPLNEEIKEESFHAYNTQITSSSYLWSFLRKNELFAQYSTLNLTKKSGADNIDFLTGSPPSTLFYDAKGDVKDVEKYNSLDLQSLRIDIYENSSWISLKTVAAASPEGFYRVHLKIFNPDGVEMVKITVKNGSGELEKETNAKNSSRESIPVIMKNNTMLIKIPSNWFKNSSHFIISAESSLNSEIIDLTPWRVVKIT
- a CDS encoding RNA 3'-terminal phosphate cyclase; translated protein: MIEIDGSFREGGGALLRVSTALSALTGKAFCITNIRARRPKPGLMMQHLNAVNAIGKVSKAKIEGLCIGSTEMKFIPGSLRGSKFKVDVQTAGSTSLILQAFIIPAIFAPEEVEITIRGGTDVPWAPAVDYLRHVTLPVLQSMGVHTDLELLQRGYYPRGGGLIKAKIQPVGNLQPLNILDLELDVIKGISYSNKLPLHVAHRQAESAKRTLHSAGYPVEIEINTEGDSLGPGSGLVLWTEFQGGNIPRIGASSLGQPGKRAEIVGKEAANKLLSFMSSAAALDKYMGDQIIPYLAIAGSSRVKIAELTNHTLTNIYAAQKFMDCQFQVEGELGEVAEISIK
- a CDS encoding TIGR03576 family pyridoxal phosphate-dependent enzyme, with the translated sequence MLICSSLDEVKRREAALRFIASLVKEQGRKSLYDLSGLAGGFPVAKSDLSLLETYAGQAFFRENLQKMGNKHLGGEKVLAFNRTSAAILATILALVKPGEEVIHFLPKLPSHPSIPRSVKLQGATYREFDNIDEFNLSDATSLVVITGSTMDHHIIPLDDFLKVIDISHESQVPVLVDDASGARLRTVIYNQPRGLDMGAELVVTSTDKLMDGPRAGLMAGKTQLIDMIQDKAHKFGLEAQPPIVAGIVRALENFNPQRIIDSLERKDKLYEKLKLVVRGVEKTPTGFMVSAKNLLDEINNSDEGLNLREREAATLMAMILLKDHHLVTVPAVGMPGVSTTIRVDLASADAERISDKKIIDAITRSLQRVKQISPDEETCLSILYE
- a CDS encoding TIGR00288 family NYN domain-containing protein, which produces MRSFEKLTSYIPLRRSEAGSKNIGLLVDGPNMLRKEFSLNLDLVREIMAEYGNMRVGKVLLNQYASDKLIEAIVNQGFTPIVVAGDTDVYMAVEAMELIYNPNIDVIALMTRDADFLPIINKAKENGKETIVIGAEPGFSAALQNSADDAIILKSDYHKNDSKEE